In the Symphalangus syndactylus isolate Jambi chromosome 17, NHGRI_mSymSyn1-v2.1_pri, whole genome shotgun sequence genome, TttaacagcacctggcacatagaaaatgctcaataaatattatctcCTGTATTCTACAATAGGAGCCAGTCCAAGGGGCAGAGGATCTGAGACCTTTGGCCATGGTTACTCCATTTGTCCTCAAAAAGAACCCCAAAACACATGCCCCTCCTTCAATCTCTGCTCCAGCCTGATTGCCTCAGAGAAGGTCCAGTGAGAATCTCTTCTCTTTGGCAAGGCAACACACCACCAATCCTTGGGCAACCATACTACTGGATGAGAAGAGAGGCTTGGATAATCTAAAAATTCTGTAATCTGTGAATAATTCATAAGTGTGTATTTATTATTTGGACTTAACAGACCATCAGAAATCTTCAGTCATAAATTAAATGATGGCACACTcactcatctttatttttgcctgatCCTAAAACCTCCTGATTAGTCAGTAGCCAGAGGATTTCATGAGGTCGAGGATGGGAGACATGGCCTTGATAATTCATCCAAGTATAATGGGGCTCCAATGAGAGCAAGAGAAGGCAAGCTTTCATTGCAGATGGACAAATGGAAGTTGGAGTTGAGGAAGAACTTCCCAGAAGGAGACAAGTAGTCATTATTTTCTAAAGGAGCTTGCATTATCTCTTCCATTTAGGGAGGCTTTAAGTAAAAGAAAGACACTTCTTATTCTGCAGTGGCCAccatttttgtggagacaaggtgaACCAAAAGACCTTCAGATCCGGAGATCAGAATCTCTTCTTTTAGCCCAAGTGGACCTTTATTTCAAGCGGCACCTGTAAAGACTGGGCAAATTAGGTGGTTTTAACATTAGAAAGTTCTTGTTCAGTGCTCCCTTCAGTTCATTCTGCTCCCTGGAGGGTATTATAAGGCAGACTCCTCAAGATAGTTGATTGCTTAGACTCGACAACATTTTCCAGATGGGGGACTCGGGGATTTTGTGACTGATATTTCCTAGCTCTATGCTCAATCCTGTCTTAATTTTGGAGGGAAGGAGGCActaagaggaggaaggagacatGGGTTCTGGAGCTCCCAGTCTGGTAGAGCATATCCGAATTCATGAGAAAGGCCAGAAGTCTAAAGAGGGCTATTTTTCAGACATACTGTCAGATACTGAGGAATGCAATGACTGCTGACAGTGCCCTTTCTGGGACAATGTGCAATTGCAGCTAGTCTGATGGGAAAGGCAAGAAAGGCTCCCTGGAAAGGGTGAGGACAAGTTTTAGGCAAAAGGCGGGCAGGACAGTGTTGATGAGAAGATGTGCATGGAGGCATTTCACACAGTGAGAGACAATGAGACATGGCTAGTGGGTGGAAAACAGGTGATCCTGTGGGCCCTTGCAGGAGTGGAGAGGATCATGAGATACTGTGacagtggagagagagggagaaagctgGTTGAGGCACAGCCCTCATAAGCAGGGACAGTGTCGTCCCCAAGACTCTGCTACACAGCTGTGGGCTGGAAGGCAGCCTGTGGGCTCTACATCTGGAGCATCTgtatgctgggcttacaggtgtccAGAGGGCCATGCCCTTACTAACCTTGCAGCTGGCTCATGCTTTCTATTCATTGAAAGCAGGTGCAGGCCAGGGTCCAGTGAAGGAAGTTGAGAGGTAGTGGGGTGGCTGCTTACACAACACCTGGGATGTTGAGATGTTGATAATGGAATTGACCCCAGGCGGGTTGGTTCGGTGACTGGGGAGAGGCCCAAGTCAGAGCCCTGCCTTCTCAGCCAAGAGAGCCCAGGACGCTGGCTGATTATCCATCAGAACTCTCCAGAGAGAAGTCCCACTGGACAAAGGGCCAGAAGACCCCTGTAGGATGCCTGGGTGGAGCTGGAGCCTGACTCAAAAGCTCCGCCCTGGTGACGTTCATCCCACTAACCAGCTGAGTGCCTGCACCTCCCTCGCCCCATGTCCCTGCCCTGTGAGGGTTCATTACTATAAATCTGGAACTATGGTGCCCACCTCTTCCAGTGGGTCTACACACACTTCCCCTTGGTGCTGTGCTGCTTCCCccatccacctcctcctcctctgctcttTCATCCCTGGAGTGACCCGTCTACCATACTCCCCGGATCTTCTCCCATTTTTCCTCCACTGTCCTCCCGTTTCCTTCTCTTCCTGACTATCTCCCAATATCTCTCCCTCATTTTCTTCCCCACCCATGCAgcactctctttctcttcttctaagTCACCCTTGAGAAGAATAGTCCAAGACCAAGtatttctttctgcctcttttcCTAGAAATCTCCTCTGATtcgcttctctctttccttctccaatCCAACACCTGGTCTCTACTCTTCCCCAAGGCCTTCAAGATCCTTATTCTCATTGGCTGACTTTTCCTACCACCCCCTTATAGCCCAAGCCAAGGACTTTGCATGGTTTAAGGACACATCTCACTCACTTCATTCTTCCTTCAGGCCCCAGCAAGGAAGGTCACCcccctctacccccacccccaggaatGGCCACATCATCTGCTTCATGTGTCCCCACCCTGTCCTACCACAAAGCTTTGCACAATAAACCATCAAGCTTTGGTGGCTCCATTACTCAGCACTTAATATGCAGCTGgtattcttttcattcattcaacaaatatttattgagcacctactatgtgccaagccctTGGAATATATCCACAAAGAAATCATTTGTACACATTGATGTGTTGCAGGGTTTGCATTTTTGTTGATCATCTGGGTATGTGTCCCTGCTTTTCTCTTAATACTGGAAGCTTGCCAAGAACAAGGGTGAGCTCTCCTATACTCTCTGGCCCTGAACCCTGAGAGCAACCTGCAGGGCcctgcagagggcatggggcAAGATGAgtgtttgtgtttttatgttATGTACAAACACCAGCAACTGTGTGATACTTACTACTGATGGTCGATGGCGTACAGAAGGGAGTGCAATGGGACAAACGCATCCCTTCCTTTGGGATCAGACACACAGGTTCTGGGTGCCAGCTCTGCTACTAACACACAACCTGAGCCTTAACTTCCCTggacctcagtgttctcatctataaaacgaGAATAATAACATCAACCTCAGAGGGTaactgtaaaaattaaatgagttaatgcatgtTGGACTCTTAACATAGTATCTAGTATGATGTAAGATGAACATCaaaagattttattattaagtttggAAGAATAGTCATAAAATAGCTTTCTACATGAAACATCTACTACTtacataacttaaaaaaaaaatagccacataCCCCAGAAAATCTCTTGCATAAATGCACCAGAAGACATGAGAaaggatgttcatagcagctctgTTCAATCTACAGAACTCTGGAAACACCCACATGGCTATCGAGGTAGAAAGGCAAATAAACTGTGGCATAGCCATGCAATGAGTGCAATCCACAGTGAAAATGACCACAGGAAAGCTACAGGAAGCAACTTATTTAATGAAAGAAACCAGATGCACAAGGATCCATGCAACATGAGTCCATTTATGTGAAGTTCAAAAGctggaaaaagaaacaatatgtcATTGCAAGATGGGTACATTGGTTCTAAAACTGtaagaaaagcaaaggaataatTAAACACAAAATGCAGGAGAGGAGTCACCCTAGGCCAGGAAGGAGTAGGGTACAATCAGAACAAGGTACATAGGAAGCTCCTGAAATACACACATGTTCTATTTTTTCCTATAAGTCGTAGGTATTGGTACAGATCTAACCACGTATGCATTCTTCTGTGTtgaaatatttcacaataaaaataattgttatctCCATAAAGTTAAAATCTACCCTCTTTACCTTGCCAGAGCCAAGACCATAGAGGGGAGATTCTGccatcttccctcccctcctccctgtcaccttccctcccctcctcccttccccatgACAAGGTTTTTTCACTCTGAAGAAAACAAGTTGAATGTCCTTTTAGGTCTTCAAAAATTAGCAGCAATTAATTCCTGAAGTTCAATGAAATGGTGTCACATTTGAATTTTTCATACCTTGTTTTAAATTACTTCTTACATCTTTAAAATTGCTTAGTAAGGACCAGCCATTAGTAATTAGCTTGTGTTTATACATGTTGTTTTTATAAGGAGTTATACTGGTAGAAAAGGTGAAGTGTGGATGAGATGTACTTTGACTCACAGTGCTCCTCAGGACACCCAACTGCTGGTTTACTGGGGACATCACTGCTCAATTGTGGGCAGTGCCCCGAATTCTAGATGAGGGTATAAAGAGCTTCAGAAGTGCTGGCGCAGCTGCCATGAACTCACAAAGGGACAGCAGGTGCCATACTCTTCTCTGGGGTGACCAGATGGCTCAACACAGTCTGTGACCTCCCACATTTGTCCTGTCACAAGGCCACACTCTGAATGTTTTGCACAGATACCCTGAGAGCcctattctcttctatttttttcctctcctctcttttcccatCAGTCCTGCCTCTGTTTTCATTCCCTAAGGCtactctgcctgcctttgccctTGAAGCACAGCAGCTCCAGGGGGCTACAAGCCAGGTCATTTCACTTTTCTTCTCCTCAATTTAATGCAAACCTCTGTAATTTACGAGCTAATTTTTCTAGGACCTGATCTGTTGGAGTGGGGGTTGGTTCACTGGGTAAGTAGAACATAGTACAATCTGTCAAAGTATTGCCATATACCAGAGGTATGCAAAAAACTAAAACTGATGTTTTCCACCCCGTCCTTCAATTCTTAGCCACAGGGTGCTGCACATCTAACTCATACTCCTTCCCAGCCCCCAAGTAGCCTCACATCGCCTTGTGTCCCTAAATGGCCCCTCATGGTTCTAACCATCCGAACCCACTTTGGCTCTGCCCGTCTTCCTTAGATTGACTCTCTCACACCCTAAATTCACAGATAGTTCCCTGTAAACAACTTTCACTACCCTCTTGAACTTATCCAAAGATTAGGAAGTCAAGGGGTTGTCACAGCTTATGGGTGAGAAGGCATCGCAACTCCTGGCTCCATCACTTACCAGCTGggagactttgggcaagttatttaacctccctgGCCCTTGGTTTCcgcatcagtaaaatggggataatggtaCACACTTCATATGATTGATATGAGAATTAGAGATCATTTACGATGTATAATGATGATCACATAGTAGGTGaccaattaaaaagaaacatattcttGTCAAACTAAGATCTGTGTTTCTCTACACAGTTCTTTCTAATTCTAATTCTTTACACAGTTTTTCCTAATACAGGGGTAAATgtactcaagtgatccaacctccatctcctggattcaagcaattctcctgcctcagccttctgagtagctgggaatacaaacACGTGCCACCATAcagggataatttttgtatttgtagtagagacagggtttcaccatctctggtcttaaactcctcaactgaggctggtcttgaactcctgacctcaggtgatccactcgcctcagcttcccaaagtgctgggattacaggtatgagccactgcgcccagctgtgaTTCAATTTAGCATCATGAGTCTGACATTTTATGCTTCCTAGGGTGATATAATAAGAGTTATACAGCATCTTTTATGAAGTATTCTGGCCCAACAATGTTTAATTTAAACCTAATCCAGCCTCTAGCCCAGTGCTGTCCAACagaattttatgtgaaaataaacaataaataaaataaaaataaataatacagaagtGTTCTTTATTTGCACTGTCTAATAAGGTAGGCACTACTTACAGGTAGCTGCTGAGGACTCAAAATGTGGAAAGTGCAACTGAATAACTAGATTTTTAACTTATTTAGTTTTTACTAACTTAAATTTAAGTAGCCACATCTGCCTATTGTCTACCAAATTAGACATCCCAGCTCAAGatttactgtctagtttataGAAAATACAAGGGCTAGAGCCACAAATTAAATTATGTAAGATGTAGTTTTAAAATCCTTAGAACAGTTAGGAAAATTGAATCTGAGATGAATACTAAGTGGTGCTTtggaattattgttaattttcctGCTTAAGAAAATAGTACTCTCCTTATTCTTAAGAAATTCCTGCTGATGTATTTAAGGGTTACATACCATGCTTTCTGTCACTCAAATAATTGGGCAACTGTGAAAGCAAATATGGTATAATGTTAACTATTGAATTGGGGTAACCAGGTAGAGCATCAATGCATGCGTGTTGTATTATTCCAATTTTTCTCAATGTTTGAAAGCTCTCatcataaaaaagataaaacacaaatatttaataatctgCTGACGGTTCCCATGGTAGGAAAAGTGAGATGGTTTTCAGCTGCCAACTGAAAAATCTGGAGATGGGGAAATCCAGATTTGTGTTTCAGGAGCActttagccacagctgggatgGAAATGAGAGATGGTATTTATTGATACCTCAGTCTTTCCTGAAACCCCTCTCCCCACATCACACTTAACACACAGGTCTCCTCCTCCCAGTTTCTCCCAGCACCTgtcctcccttctcttcccctcgccaggctctcctcctccttctcgtcctctcctctgccttccccttccctccccaatGCCTGCAGATGAAGGAATGCCCTGCTGACAAGACACTTTGAAGATGAAACATGCTGACTCCCCCAGAGCCCAAGGCTGACATCTTTTACAAAGAAGAGGGTGCAGGCCACTCCCCCATTAAAGCACATTCTGGAGAGGCATTGGACCCCGCTAACCACCCAAGCCCATAAAGAACAAATTGCCCCAACACCGTCTTCACAGCCAAGCCCCTTCAGAATCTGCGCATAAATAGGGCTGTGGTGCCCTGAGGAGCACATTGGAGTTTCCATCAGGACTCCAGGTCCCCTATCCTGTCCTCTGCAACCCAAACGTCCAGGAGCATCATGACCTGCGGATCAGGATTTGGTGGCCGCGCCTTCAGCTGCATCTCGGCCTGCAGGTCCCGGCCCGGCCGCTGCTGCATCACTGCCGCCCCCTATCGTGGCATCTCCTGCTACCGTGGCCTCACCGGGGGCTTCGGCAGCCACAGCGTGTGCGGGGGCTTCCGGGCCGGCTCCTGGGGACGCAGCTTCGGCTACCGCTCTGGGGGCGTATGTGGGCCCAGCCCCCCATGCATCACCACCGTGTCGGTCAACGAGAGCCTCCTCACGCCCCTCAACCTGGAGATCGACCCCAACGCGCAGTGTGTGaagcaggaggagaaggagcagaTCAAGTCCCTCAACAGCAGGTTTGCGGCCTTCATCGACAAGGTGGGTGTCCTGGATCACACCCTTCCTGAACCCCCACCACCTACACAGCTAGGGCTGGGCACTGAGGATAGAGACAGAGGCACAAAGACCTCTGCCTGCCTGAGATTCCAGTCTGATGGGAgtggcacacagacacacagacagacagacacacgcacacacagacacacagaggcacTCAAGACGCAGACTCAGATGGTAGTTCAGATAGAGGGAGCTTGTGAAGGAAAAGTGTGGCCAGGCTGCTTTGGGGCACAAGCTAGACATCAgggatttgggggtggggggcatgtGACCGCTGCTGCTGAACTCAGGGGTTTGGGCAGCCCCAGGGTGACAGAGTAGGGTGCACTGACTTCCAGATGACATAGGAGAAGGGCTAGGACAGCTGAGCTCCCTTCCAGATGGCCTGTGACACCCTATTCCTGGCACCATCCCCAGAAATCCCATCTGTGATCTGAACCTGAGTACTCTGCCTGTGAGAGATGCTGCCTCACCTGGCTTCATAGTGAGGGGCTGAGCCTCCACTTGTGTTCATCTGCTTGGGGTCACTCAATTCCGCAGAGAGCAGGCACTGACACCTCGCCAGCCTTTGCTCCATTCCTGAGTGGAAAATCTAGACACAGATCATGACCAGGAAATCCAGAACCTCTGTCTCCCACTGCCCACCTCTACTCAATCTCAGATAAGCTCCAGATTTGGGGATTCCCTTTAAAGCATCCCTCCTCCACCAGGTCCCCAGAGCGGGCTTTGGGGCACCAGAAACCATCTGCCCCTCCTCACCCCGAATGGCAGGTGCGCTTCCTGGAGCAGCAGAACAAACTGCTGGAGACAAAGCTGCAGTTCTACCAGAACCGCGAGTGCTGCCAGAGCAACCTGGAGCCCCTGTTTGAGGGCTACATCGAGACTCTGCGGCGGGAGGCTGAGTGCGTGGAAGCTGACAGCGGGAGGCTGGCCTCAGAGCTTAACCATGTGCAGGAGGTGCTGGAGGGCTACAAGAAGAAGTGAGTATGGGCAAGAGGGACGCTGGGCACAGGAATGGGGTTTAGGTTAAATACACTGGATTAGACAATAAGAACTCCCAGGTAGGGTGAGTGGCCATGACCACTAGATTGACCGAGGGTGGCGGGGTCTTTTCCTTTGTGGAATCTTTGCCCAGATACATGTGTAAGAGGAGGGCTGTGACTCCCATGACCTGTCtctgtcccacctcagccttctcttCCTTGAGCCACATCACCCAGCAGCTCTCCCCTGCGCTCGGTGGGGAGGAAGCCTCTGCAGagtccaggccttctctcctgACCCTCAGCCCCTATACCTGCCCTTTCAGATGTGTAGCACCTGTGAGATGTGAGCCCAGGGTCTCTCACGAGTGACAGGTCTTGGGCTCTGGGTGTCCCGCTGCCTTGGGTTCTAAGTCCTGAGGGTCTGTGGGTCCAGGAGGCCTCATACCTGAGCTGGGATTGATACCAGTGAAGGGAGGCTGGGGCTACAGTCCCTGGGAGGCCATGCTGTTTACTCCCaggatggggctgggggctgAGTCCTAGTTGCCTCCTGGGGGACCTCAGAGCCCCTTTGGGAACAGGACTGGGAGGTCCCAGATGAGCCCTCTCCCTCCCCAGTTCAAAGTGGAGAGAGAATCCCAGAGACATCCCACATCTAATCAGAAAGGACTCAGCTAGGCTGCCAGGCCAGGGCTGTGTGGACGTGTTTCTAGTACTGTCCCCACGGCTGTGATGAAGTGTGATGTGATAGTGGCTCTGCAGAGACTTGCCCTGCCCTGACCTCCCCTCTCTGCCCTCTGCTCTGTGTCAGGTATGAGGAGGAGGTTTCTCTGAGAGCAACAGCTGAGAACGAGTTTGTGGCTCTGAAGAAGGCAAGTGACACAAGATTGAGAAGCACAGATCTGTGGGATCTCAGAATGACAGATTCTTCCTGGGGACACACAGGGGGTCTCAACCTCAGTTTGGGGCGCAATGACCTTTTCACAGCAAGCTAGGACTGCCCAGGTGCAGGTCATTGGATGGAGCATCCAGGACCTTGACAAAGGGCAATGACCTGGGAATATCCACCAACACCTACCTTGGGCAAGGGGATGGCTGCACTGTCctctgtgtgtcctgctgtgttCCAGAGGTTGTGGTCTGTTGCTGAGGCCCCTGGAGCCATAGCAGATACAATGTCTCTGCTGAGAGACAGTGCAGTCTGTCTAGCATTCTGGGGAGTCTGATGTTGAGGCAGAGACACAATCCCAGGGTCTAAGGGAGGATGGAGAAGAACCAGGAGCAGCCACTGGGCTCTTGGAGCACTACTGGGGGACAGGAAAGGGTCAGGGTGTGAGAGCTGGGGGGTCAGTCTGGGCAGGCTTTCTGGAGcaggaaaggggagaaaagagagaTAAGAGGGTAAGGAACAGTGAAAGGCTGGTGAGCCATGCCCAAGACAAACACGGTTTGTCTTCAGAGGGGCAGAGAATGCCAGGTCACCCTGGGAAGAGCCAGAAGGTAAGGAGAGGGCATGGGAATGAGACACTCGGGACTCCTTTCCCCAGGCTTCATGGAATgggtgggaagagagaggaatCTAGAGGCTGGATCACCAGGGTCCTCTAAGTTCCAACACTCCCCACCTTTCCAGGATGTGGACTGCGCCTACCTCCGCAAATCAGACCTGGAGGCCAATGTGGAGGCCCTGATCCAGGAGATCGACTTCCTGAGGCAGCTGTATGAGGAGGTGCGGGCTCAGGGGCCAGGCAGAGACCTGGAAGCCAGCAGAGAGGAGAGATGGGGGTGGGAGTGTTGGACAGGATgtgggtagaggttgcagtcCCTGAGGCTGTGtgagggggcagggctggggaccagAGAAAGCCCGAGGAGATGGAGTCAGGACATGGTGGGTGGGGCTGTCTTCTCAACTAAAGTCACTGCCCTCACCTCCTGCAGGAGATCCGCGTTCTCCAATCCCACATCTCAGACACCTCCGTGGTTGTCAAGCTGGACAACAGCCGGGACCTGAACATGGACTGCATCGTCGCCGAGATTAAGGCACAGTATGACGACATTGTCACCCGCAGCCGGGCCGAGGCCGAGTCCTGGTACCGCAGCAAGGTGAGTGGCACAGGACGCCTGCCTGCTAGACATGGCAGTGGGAGGGATTTGAGATTATCTATTAAATAGGCTTCCTTTTCTGGGGATGCACTAGGGATGAGAAGAGATGGCTGCGAATCTGAGGTTGGGGTGGCAGGGCAGGACTGCCACATGTGGTTGTACAGGCTGAGCACCGTACAACCTGCAAATCATCCGTCGTGCCCTGAATGGATGGGAGGCCCCACCCTGAGCCTCACGAGCATCTCTACTTCCCCCAGTGTGAGGAGATGAAGGCCACGGTGATCAGGCACGGGGAGACTCTGCGCCGCACCAAGGAGGAGATCAACGAGCTGAATCGCATGATCCAGAGGCTGACAGCCGAGGTGGAGAATGCCAAGTGCCAGGTATGGTGCATCTGTGCCCAAGGTCAGAGAGACCGAGGGCCTAACCATTGTCACACAGCCTATGTGTGCCCTACCTGGATCTCAGCATTCATTCTCCAGCCCGTTTGTCCATGTAGAGTCCCTGGTCGTGGTCTCTCAATAAGTCCCAGGCGATAAAGGCAAGAGGCTCTGTTCTGGGGTGCTCCCAGCTTGGTGGGGAGTGTGGTCTCATTTGGATGAGCATCAGAGAGACCTAGGGACTCTAATCTACCTTGTTCTTTCTGTTATCTTCAGAACTCCAAGCTGGAGGCCGCGGTAGCGCAGTCTGAGCAGCAGGGTGAGGCAGCCCTCAGTGATGCCCGCTGCAAGCTGGCCGAGCTGGAGGGCGCCCTGCAGAAGGCCAAGCAGGACATGGCCTGCCTGATCAGGGAGTACCAGGAGGTGATGAACTCCAAGCTGGGCCTGGACATCGAGATCGCCACCTACAGGCGCCTGCTGGAGGGCGAGGAGCAGAGGTGGGTCCAACCAAGCGTGGCCCAGAACCACCCTTCCCCATCCCTGGCACAAGCCTACCCTTGGCCTTGGCTGAGCAATGGCCAGGGCTCTGggggaaaacaaaattattattattcacttCCGGTGTGGGGAGGGCTGGTGTGTGAGTTTGTCTGAGGCAAGCTGTTCCCTCAGACTCTGTTCTTAATTGACCAGTTGTGGACCCTACCCTACGAACTGGGGAGCTTTGTCAGCCACTCTGGGGCAGTCACTAATGttgcctttttctcttttgccCTCAGGCTATGTGAAGGCGTTGGGGCTGTGAATGTCTGTGAGTATTTGGGGTCCAGTGTGGACAGATTTACTAACTCCCTGTGATGGAGGGCAGAGTTTGGAAAAAGGAGTGTCACTGAGATTGAATATAAAAGAGTGGGCTGGCATCACAACAGGAGGGATTTGGGGTTAGACATCCAAAAGACCCCAGCTCTTGGACTAGATGGACCTAGAATTATCCACTAAAGATGCTTCTGACTTTTCATACCAGAGCTCAGGTCTTGGGCAGGGGCGGTGGTCAGGAAGGCAGGATGGCTTGCCCTTCAGAATTTTGACTCAGCCTTCGGGGTTCACAGGTGTCAGCAGCTCCCGGGGCGGGGTCGTGTGTGGGGACCTCTGCGTGTCAGGCTCCCGGCCAGTGACTGGCAGTGTCTGCAGCGCTCCGTGCAACGGGAACGTGGCGGTGAGCACCGGCCTGTGTGCGCCCTGCGGCCAATTGAACACCACCTGCGGAGGGGGTTCCTGCGGTGTGGGCTCCTGTGGTATCAGCTCCTTGGGTGTGGGGTCTTGCGGCAGCAGCTGCCGGAAATGTTAGGCACCCCAACTCAAGTCCCAGGCCCCAGGCATCTTTCCTGCCCTGCCTTGCTTGGCCCATTCAGTCCAGGCGCCTGGAGCAAGTGCTCAGCTACTTCTCCTGCACTTTGAAAGACCACTCCCACTCCTGGCCTCGCATTTCTCTGTGTGATCCCCCACTTCTGAGCTCTGCCACCCCACAATGGGAAAGGCTACCCTAGAAAGAAGTCCCCTGGCACCCATAGGAAGAGGTCTCAGGAGCAGGAAGGGCCAGGACCAGAACCTTGCCCATGGCCActgccttcctgcctctccccttcctcctctgctcTTGATCTGTGTTTCAATAAATTAATGTAGCCAACCTGGGTGTTGTCTGTGTCTCTATTACCCTCCTTAAGGTTCAGGGTTAGGGAGGGTCCCCGAAGTCACATGGAGCAGCAAAAGGCCAAGCCAAGGGTCTCCAGTACAGTTTTCTATCCCTCGCCTCACAGAAGTTTCAGATTTAGCCAAGGGTTGTGCTAGGCCCCTATTTGATGTAACTTTATCCACAGAACCCTAATGATACACCTTGCAGATGAAGAAGCCAGAACTCAGAGGCACTCAATAATTGGGGCAGGGTCCCCCACTTAGTTGGTTGGTTCATCTGGAGTTTAAGCCCTGTGTGTGTCGCTAGTGCTCATTTCTCTAAACTGCAGCTGTCTCCAAGAAAACATCTCATGCATTTCTGTAAACTGATGGATCATGAAAATCAGATTCACCAATCACTCAAAGCTTGAGGCAACATCACCCACTGCTTTGGTAGGGAAGACTCATGACTGAGTAACTTATTGGAATTCTTTAAGGGGTGAATACATGAATATGATTTAAAGTTTCAAAAAGCCTTTGatgttggctttcttttttttttttttaaatggcgtCACTCTGGAGTTTTGGAGACCTGCCACAGCTGATACATTTTCCTCAAAGACAGAAAACAGCACATAGCAAGATGATGTGGCATAGAGGTGGGACACGGACtccagccagactgcctgggcccCAAGCTGGGCCCTGGTCCTTCCTAGGTGAGTGGGTTGGGCAACGTATttaccctctctgtgcctgtttccacACCTCGAAAATGAGGATGACAGAAAGGGCAACCACCTCATAAGTTGATGAGTTAAAGGATTTCATATATGTAAAAGGCTTAGATGGTGCATGCCACAAAATTATCACTctattttttatcattagtgTTATTCGTTTGCAGAATGTAAAGTAGAAGTCCCTCTAGGGATCAGGGCCTCTTATGGCCAACCTCTTATTACATTTATATCTGTGATCAGAGATTGCAAGTACAGAGAGAAATCTCCGTGGTTACCAGGGCCATTCAGCTCCTTCATGCCTGGAAGTATTAATTTGACACTGACGAGTTAGGGAAAGGGGAAGATGACAGCTCAGCCCCACTATGGACCAAGGTGACTCCCTGAACATACATCTTTAAGCCAGAGTGAATCTCTAAACTTCCAGTCCAAGGCCCAGAAAATACAGCAGAAATGGGAGTCCCCCACCCCTACCCTTCTGG is a window encoding:
- the LOC129465485 gene encoding keratin, type II cuticular Hb1; translated protein: MTCGSGFGGRAFSCISACRSRPGRCCITAAPYRGISCYRGLTGGFGSHSVCGGFRAGSWGRSFGYRSGGVCGPSPPCITTVSVNESLLTPLNLEIDPNAQCVKQEEKEQIKSLNSRFAAFIDKVRFLEQQNKLLETKLQFYQNRECCQSNLEPLFEGYIETLRREAECVEADSGRLASELNHVQEVLEGYKKKYEEEVSLRATAENEFVALKKDVDCAYLRKSDLEANVEALIQEIDFLRQLYEEEIRVLQSHISDTSVVVKLDNSRDLNMDCIVAEIKAQYDDIVTRSRAEAESWYRSKCEEMKATVIRHGETLRRTKEEINELNRMIQRLTAEVENAKCQNSKLEAAVAQSEQQGEAALSDARCKLAELEGALQKAKQDMACLIREYQEVMNSKLGLDIEIATYRRLLEGEEQRLCEGVGAVNVCVSSSRGGVVCGDLCVSGSRPVTGSVCSAPCNGNVAVSTGLCAPCGQLNTTCGGGSCGVGSCGISSLGVGSCGSSCRKC